The proteins below come from a single Camelus bactrianus isolate YW-2024 breed Bactrian camel chromosome 2, ASM4877302v1, whole genome shotgun sequence genomic window:
- the CLOCK gene encoding circadian locomoter output cycles protein kaput isoform X4: MTDGSIIYVSESVTSLLEHLPSDLVDQSIFNFIPEGEHSEVYKILSTHLLESDSLTPEYLKSKNQLEFCCHMLRGTIDPKEPSTYEYVKFIGNFKSLNSVSTSAHNGFEGTIQRTHRPSYEDRVCFVATVRLATPQFIKEMCTVEEPNEEFTSRHSLEWKFLFLDHRAPPIIGYLPFEVLGTSGYDYYHVDDLENLAKCHEHLMQYGKGKSCYYRFLTKGQQWIWLQTHYYITYHQWNSRPEFIVCTHTVVSYAEVRAERRRELGIEESLPETAADKSQDSGSDNRINTVSLKEALERFDHSPTPSASSRSSRKSSHTAVSDPSSTPTKIPTDTSTPPRPHLPAHEKMSQRRSSFSSQSINSQSVGQSLTQPVMSQAANLPVPQGMSQFQFSAQLGAMQHLKDQLEQRTRMIEANIHRQQEELRKIQEQLQMVHGQGLQMFLQQSAPGLNFGSVQLSSGNSSNIQQLAPINMQGQVVQTNQIQSGMNTGHIGTTQHLIQQQTLQSTSSQQSQQNVLSGHSQQTSLPSQTQSTLTAPLYNTMVISQPAAGSMVQIPSSMPQNSAQSAAVTTFTQDRQIRFSQGQQLVTKLVTAPVACGAVMVPSAMLMGQVVTAYPTFAAQQQQSQSLSVTQQQQQQQQQQQQQQQQQQQQQQQQQQQQQGSQEQQLPPVQQPSQAHLTQPPQQFLQTSRLLHGNPSAQLILSAAFPLQQSALPQPHHQQHQSQQQQQQQRSRHRTDSVTDPSKGQPQ; the protein is encoded by the exons ATGACAGATGGAAGCATAATCTATGTGTCTGAGAGTGTAACTTCATTACTTGAACACTTACCA tctgatCTTGTGGATcaaagtatatttaattttatcccAGAGGGGGAACATTCAGAGGTTTATAAAATACTCTCTACCCATCTACTGGAAAGTGATTCATTAACCcctgaatatttaaaat CAAAAAATCAGTTAGAATTTTGTTGTCATATGCTTCGAGGAACAATAGACCCCAAGGAGCCGTCTACTTATGAGTATGTGAAATTTATAGGAAATTTCAAATCTTTAAACAGTG TATCCACTTCAGCACACAATGGTTTTGAAGGAACGATACAACGCACACATAGGCCTTCTTATGAAGATAGAGTTTGTTTTGTAGCTACTGTCAGATTAGCTACACCTCAGTTCATCAAG GAAATGTGCACTGTTGAAGAACCTAATGAAGAGTTTACATCTAGACATAGTTTAGAATGGAAGTTTCTATTTCTAGATCACAG GGCACCACCTATAATAGGATATTTGCCATTTGAAGTTCTGGGAACATCAGGCTACGATTACTATCATGTAGATGACCTAGAAAATTTGGCAAAATGTCACGAGCACT taatgcAGTACGGGAAAGGCAAATCATGTTATTACAGGTTCCTGACCAAAGGACAACAGTGGATTTGGCTTCAGACTCACTATTATATCACTTACCATCAGTGGAATTCAAGGCCAGAGTTTATTGTTTGTACTCACACTGTAGTAAG TTACGCAGAAGTTAGGGCTGAAAGACGACGAGAACTTGGCATTGAAGAGTCTCTTCCAGAGACAGCTGCTGATAAA AGCCAGGATTCTGGGTCTGATAATCGTATAAATACAGTCAGTCTCAAGGAAGCATTGGAAAGATTTGATCACAGCCCAACTCCTTCTGCTTCCTCCCGGAGTTCAAGAAAATCATCTCACACAGCAGTCTCAGACCCTTCCT CAACACCAACAAAGATCCCGACCGATACTAGCACTCCTCCCAGACCGCATTTACCAGCTCATGAAAAGATGTCTCAAAGGAGGTCATCATTTAGTAGTCAG TCTATAAATTCCCAGTCTGTTGGTCAATCATTAACACAGCCAGTGATGTCTCAAGCTGCAAATTTACCAGTTCCACAAGGCATGTCCCag TTTCAGTTCTCAGCTCAGTTAGGAGCCATGCAGCATCTGAAAGACCAATTGGAACAAAGAACTCGGATGATAGAGGCAAATATTCATCGGCAACAAGAAGAACTAAGAAAAATTCAAGAACAACTTCAAATGGTCCATGGTCAAGGGCTGCAG atgtttttacaACAATCAGCCCCTGGTTTGAATTTTGGTTCTGTTCAACTTTCTTCTGGAAATTCATCTAACATCCAGCAACTTGCACCTATAAATATGCAAGGTCAGGTGGTTCAAACTAATCAGATTCAAAGTGGAATGAATACTGGACACATTGGCACAACTCAGCATCTGATACAGCAGCAGACTTTACAGAGTACATCAAGTCAG CAGAGTCAACAGAATGTACTGAGTGGGCACAGTCAACAAACATCTCTTCCCAGTCAGACACAGAGCACTCTTACAGCCCCACTGTATAACACTATGGTGATTTCGCAGCCAGCAGCCGGAAGCATGGTCCAGATTCCATCTAGTATGCCACAGAACAGTGCCCAGAGTGCTGCAGTAACTACGTTCACTCAGGACAGACAGATAAG ATTTTCTCAAGGTCAGCAGCTTGTGACCAAATTAGTAACTGCTCCTGTTGCTTGTGGGGCGGTCATGGTACCCAGTGCTATGCTCATGGGTCAGGTGGTGACTGCCTACCCTACGTTTGCTGCACAGCAGCAGCAGTCACAGAGCTTGTCAGTcacgcagcagcagcagcagcagcagcagcagcagcagcagcagcagcagcagcagcagcagcagcagcagcagcagcagcagcagcagcagggctcccaggagcagcagcTCCCTCCTGTCCAGCAACCATCTCAGGCTCACCTGACTCAACCACCGCAGCAGTTTTTACAG